agggatgctttgtggagatgtcagaggtaggttctttacacagagactggtgggtgcatggaatgcactgccagcagtggctttcagagatctgtgtacatggacaccaagatccctctgctcatccacactaccaagtatatttaagtgacttttggattggcacatggatgataataaattgaagggtatgtaggttagtttgatcttagattagGATAAAATGTCTGCACAAGatctagggctgaagggcctatagtGTGCTgaacaaatatattttttaaaatcctaggaCTGAAGGAACTCCTGAATCTTATCCTGTGTCCAGTGGTTTGTCATTTATTCTCTGACTCATACCCAGAGGTATTGTGGAGTTAACACTTTAAGCCTACAGCTCTTTCCAAAGTTGCAAACAGTATCGATAACGTGTGAAAATTAATTTGCAGCATTTTGTCCAATCAACTGAAGCACCAACTATAAGGCTCAGGAATTCCAGTAACACTATCAATGTGGTAAATCTTTTCGCTTTTAAAGTTTTAGTGACGATCTGTAGCTCGGGTTGTGGTTGGAGTTGTTGGTCGGTTCAGTGAGCTGGTTGGTatttttgcaaatgtttcatccccaCCTGAGTGACATCCTCAGCTCTGTGTAACCTCGGGATGAAGCGCTGTTGTTGTGATCAGCCCAGAATTTATACGGTTGTGTCTGTCATGGCAGGTGGCTCTATTTCTGGCTTTGTGCTGCAATAGTCTGTAGGTGGGGTCGATTCCAGCATGTTTGTTTGTGGCACTAGTGGGTAAACACCAGGCCTCCAGAATTCCTGagcttgtctttgttttgcctgtcccagTATTCTAACGTTGTCCCAGCTGAAATGGTGTCCTTCGTTGTCAACGTGTATTGACATGAGGGAAAACTAGTTGTGCCGTTTTGTTGCAAGCTAATGCTCGTGTTTTCAGGTGGCGAGAATACCAGAATTTCACCACCAGAAAACGCGAGCATCAGCTTGCAACAAAATGGCACGACCAGTTCTCCCTCATGTCAATACACGCTGACAATGAaagacaccatttcaactgggacaacattagAATACTGGgataggcaaaacaaagacaagctCAGGAATTCTGGAGGCCTGGTGTTTACCCACTGGTGCCACAAACAAACATGTTGAAATCGACCCCATCTACAGACTACTGCAGTGCAAAGCAACAGCGCTCCATCCAGAGGCTACACAGCGCTGAAGATGTCACCCCCCCCCGAAGGGGGAGgaaacatttgcaaaaaaaaatcaagcaaaccAACAACTCCTTTTTGCTTTTACTTTACATATTTCCAACCATTATGATTATGAATTTCATCTCATTTCGATATTTCCTAATGCCAGTAAATAAATCATATCAGTAAAACAAATTTGCACAATCAAAAATCTGCCTTGCAACCTCAGATTTTTGTCTGATTTTATTCCTTAGTTTTACTGGATCTGTGGACATAAGTTGAAATTGCATTTATCTCTTGAATCTCTGACATACATTGTTGAGTGACGTCTTCCTTTAAATGCTTTTACAGGTCATTGACTTTTTGAATAGCACACTTGACTGGACACTTGGCTTTCACCAGACGCTTATGATTCTGCTCATTGTAGGGAAATGGATACTTCCGATGGGAGCGGGTGTCAGACGAGACCAGTTGTCCCAGCTCCTCCTGACGTTTGTAGGAATTGCGGCTGATATCTTAGAATTTAAGAGTGAAACCCTGTCAGAGAAAGGGGTCAGGTGAGCTTTGCATTCAGTGGAATATATCATCAGTGCAACAGGAATTTTGCCCCAATAATTAATGAGTTGTCACACTGATTTCAGATGCCATCCTGAATTGGTATATGCAATTCTGGCACTTTGGACATGGAGTATGTTGCAGTTCCCTTTGGACCTGACAGGTAAATCTTAATGGTGCTTTCTAGGTGAGGAGAAGCACTTTTCTCACTGGGGGTTGCGTGAAggtctaaaatttgaatttaggctgttgtcagaagtatatgtagatttttattaaccagaaagtggcttttcaatttaaactaacacaacaaaatggctgaaaaTAATGATTTAATTATGTGAACTTGCACTGATGTTTTGCTAAATTGGTTGTATTTAGAGATAGGAGAAAACAATGGAGttttcataatatgaatcataagacagtgatttggtatttgaactaaccttgaactgctaCCGTGACATGACTATTTATGTAATTAAGACCCCTTTCCCagggaatatcattggattagcctgttgtCAATCATGTCGCCAcattacagttgattggacttttcttgtaattaagaaccctttcccaggaaatatcattggattaacctgctaTAAATCGTGTCAGCTTATTATATGAGATTGGTTTTTTCTTGTAATGAAGGCTATACTATCTCTTAAAAAAagcatataaataatgtgtaattttcaagtGTAATTGCGCCATTTCTCTGCGGAACACAGAAGCCTTTAACCCCcatgttgctggacaaatctgcgccaggctgccttaatttattaaactggtaaccttgctttaaacagactgtactcctagtgattcttttgaccgatccCGAGACCGAGAGGCCCTGCAAGGAGGTCTAGATCTTCATGCGGAGAGGGGGGTGTGGGGGAATGgtgttgtgagtctgtggaacttgCTTCATTAAGGCATATGGGAGCAGAATCTTTAGCCATTTTTAAGCCAGaggtagataagttcttgataaGTGAAGAGGGTGGAAGCGGTGGACAGGCAGGAATTGGAGTAATCataccagccatgatcctactgagtgGCGAAGCATGGACCGAATATCTGTAGAACTAAATAAAAAGGCATAAGAGTTATACTTCAGCTATACAAATCACAAAGTATAGGGTTAGGACATGGAGCTAAGATCACTGATAAATCGCAGTTTAATTGAAGAACCTttcggtccatctcatccatgctgaccagatattctaaaatgACCTACTCCCATcagccaccatttggcccatatccctccaaacctttcctattcattaacccatccaaatgccttttaaatgttgtaattgtacccacctccaccacctcctctggcagctcattccgtacacacacagCTCTTTGCGTCAAGCAGTTGCCCCTCAcgttccttttaaatccttcccctctgacattaaacctatggcctctaggtttggactcccctactctaggataaagaccttggctattcaccttatccatgcccctcaagattctTCAATTAAACTGCGATTTATCAGTGATCTTAGCTCCATGTCCTAACCCTATACTTTGTGATTTGTATAGCTGAAGTATAACTCTTATGCCTTTTTATTTAGTTCTACAGATATTCGGTCCATGCTTCGCcactcagtaggatcatggctggtatGATTACTCCAATTCCTGCCTGTCCACCGCTTCCACCCTCTTCACttatcaagaacttatctacctCTGGCTTAAAAATGGCTAAAGATTCTGCTCCCATAGGCCTTAATGAAGcaagttccacagactcacaacacCATTCCCCCACACCCCCCTCTCCGCATGAAGATCTAGACCTCCTTGCAGGGCCTCTCGGTCTCGggatcggtcaaaagaatcactaggagtacagtctgtttaaagcaaggttaccagtttaataaattaaggcAACCTGGcgcagatttgtccagcaacatgGGGGTTAAAGGCTTCTGTGTTCCGCAGAGAAATGGCGTGATGTTTGTTAGTGACTTGCTTTTTTCTTTGTGGCATTAATTAGTGGATTGACGTGTGACAGAGACGTACTTTTTTGATGTTTGGGATGTGCTGGGTCTTATTGTGTGTTGTGTGGTTTGAGATCCTGTACCACCTCAGAAGATGTGGTGTTTGAAGAATCTTGTCAGACGTAATGAATGAAGACCAGCACTCTGGCTTAACACACAGTGAAATTCTTGTGCAGAAAGGATATTGATGACCTTTTATTGTGTGGATTTCTAAGTCAATATAGTTTGTTGTGTGTATGGGGCCATCCACCCCACAGAAGGGTATGGGAGGAGAGTTCACATTGTGGCCTGACAGACCTAAACAGGCTGCATATTCTCCCATTATCTCATACTGTTCTTCCATGAGTGAGAAGATACAAAACAACAGCAGGAAAAACATGTTAATGTTGAAACAGTTGTACAATTGCTGTTTGTTCATCAAATTGCAGTGCTTCAGAAAACAGAGGAATCACACCCACATGAGGACAAGCCAACAAAGAATGTGCACAAACACAGTGCAGACCTCTGGAATATTACCATAAGTATATTTATACAAGACGGACCCTTCTTCATCTTCCGATTATTCTTGATGTTCCATAAAGAGATTGTTCATCAGATGCTGTTGTTCTTCACAATCAAGAATGCTCTTGTGCTGACCTTACAGATTTATCGGTTGGCCCTGATATATTTGGAAATGCGGCAGTCAAATGGGAGGCAACAACTGACACCCCCTGAGGACAATGTTCCCACGTGCAACACCGAGATGGGCGACATCGCTGAGTAGCTGTCCCTCTTCTTGCAGAAGAGGATTGAAAAGGGGTGACATTCGATTCACTCTTCAATACTGTCCTGGGAGTACCAGTGGAGATTTTGTGCTCAGATCTTTACAGTCAGCCTTGAACTCAGACTCTCCTGACTTCAGTTGGAAATTATGATGTGTATGGATTATTATATACAATATACCCGATTTCTTTtatcacagagttatacagcacggaaacagacccttcagtccatgccgaccataatcccaaaccgaACTAGtgccacctacctgctcctggcccatatgcctccaaacctttcctaatcatgtacgtatccaaatgtcttttaaatgttgtaattatacccgcaTTGACCACTTCCTCAGCAAACCACcctcctctgtgtaaagaaattgccctcatgcttttttttaaatctgcctcctctcaccttaaaaatgtgccccttagtcatgaaattccccatcccagggaaaagatagcTAGCATTAACTCTATCCTTATGCCTCATTATtctataagcttctataaggtagGCTCTCAATATcttacgctccagtgagaaaaatcccagcctatccagcctttctttataaaaccttccatacccagcaacatcctggtaaacctctcctgACCTCTGTCCAGCTCAATGATATCCTACCTATAAatgagcgaccagaactggacacagtactgtagaagaggcttcaccaatgtcttgtacaacgtcaacatgatttcccaactcctatactcaaaggactgagcagtgaagccaagcgtgctaaacacctttttaaccaccctgtctatatgcgATGCAAACTTCAACGAaatttgaaccccaagatccctctgttccacactACCCAACACCCTACCAAATTTATCATGAGAAAATGTGCTCTGGAACACCCCATTCTCAAGATTTTGAATTAGAATCATTATTTCTTTATCGGGGTTCACAGATTGTACATGCGCGGTGATCAGACAGGAAGCTCAGAAAAGAAAGACAAACTTGTGTAGCTGCTGAGCAAAATAAGTGTTACATTCTGTACTTGCTCACGCTGTGCTACACCAAAGCAATGATTAGATGGAAACAATTCTATCATTGAATAATAGCATGTGCTGTATATTTTGTCAATGTTGTGAAACACATAGTATATCTTCTGAGCCAAGACAGCATGCATTCTGAGGAGAACAAACAAAACTTTGAAGTGATGCTTCAGTTTATTTTTTGACAACAAAAGGATACTAAAGAAACAGCAGTGGAGTAAAAAGTCCCAATTGAGTCCCTTTCTCCCACGATTGAGCTGCTGGTCTCAGGAACAAAATTTGAGGGACAATGACTCTTATTGGGATTAATTGGCTTTATGGGAATCCTGTGGTGTTAGAATTACCTGAACAGTGGGGAGGGAAATTCATCCGGTCTGTTGACCCTGTCTTATGCCATGAATTCTGCAAAATCTAGACTTGATATTTCCTACTCCTCTGACTCTTTTGATCATATAACCTGCCATCACCACCAATACCCACCCTCACACCAACATCTTGTAATCTCCTGGGAAAATAAAAGATACAAAACAGGACCACG
The sequence above is drawn from the Chiloscyllium plagiosum isolate BGI_BamShark_2017 chromosome 22, ASM401019v2, whole genome shotgun sequence genome and encodes:
- the tmem26b gene encoding transmembrane protein 26b — its product is MVLTVYLSAVVPRLIFVLHTVLAVWRVTLVKNDPIYWLLLLLILLTLVEMTVTLTIQKGKDYSGFSPALFFYLINIIPPVWMLELYQLDKRIHSEECRSMNSSMKCTHFVQSTEAPTIRLRNSSNTINVVIDFLNSTLDWTLGFHQTLMILLIVGKWILPMGAGVRRDQLSQLLLTFVGIAADILEFKSETLSEKGVRCHPELVYAILALWTWSMLQFPLDLTVLQKTEESHPHEDKPTKNVHKHSADLWNITISIFIQDGPFFIFRLFLMFHKEIVHQMLLFFTIKNALVLTLQIYRLALIYLEMRQSNGRQQLTPPEDNVPTCNTEMGDIAE